In one Myotis daubentonii chromosome 1, mMyoDau2.1, whole genome shotgun sequence genomic region, the following are encoded:
- the LOC132220420 gene encoding regulation of nuclear pre-mRNA domain-containing protein 1B-like, with protein sequence MSFLESALEKKLSELSNSQQSMQTLSLWLIHHRKHAGPIVSVWLRELHKAKSNRKLTFLYLANDVIQNSKRKGPEFTREFESVLVDAFSHAAREADEGCKKPLERLLNIWQERGVYGGQFIQQLKLSVVDSKSPPHKATEEKKSLKRTLQQIQEEEEDDYPGSYSAQDPSAGPLLTEELIKALQDLENAASGDATVRQKIVSLPQEVQDVSLLEKITDKEAAERLSKTVDEACLLLAEYNGRLAAELEDRRQLAQMLVKYTQNQKDVLSEKKKKLEEYKQKLAQVPQVRKKLKSHIQSLPDLSLLPTVTGGLAPLPSASDLFSTD encoded by the coding sequence ATGTCCTTCTTGGAATCCGCGCTGGAGAAGAAGCTCTCAGAGCTGAGCAACTCGCAGCAGAGCATGCAGACCCTGTCTCTGTGGCTCATTCACCACCGCAAGCATGCAGGACCCATCGTCTCAGTGTGGCTCCGCGAGCTGCACAAAGCCAAATCAAATAGAAAACTTACTTTTCTATATTTAGCAAATGATGTCATCCAAAACAGTAAAAGGAAAGGACCTGAATTCACTAGAGAATTTGAATCTGTCCTTGTGGATGCTTTTTCTCATGCTGCCAGAGAGGCAGATGAAGGCTGTAAAAAACCTTTAGAAAGATTGCTGAACATCTGGCAAGAAAGAGGTGTGTATGGCGGTCAGTTCATACAGCAGCTGAAGCTGTCTGTGGTGGACTCCAAGAGCCCTCCCCACAAAGCAACAGAGGAGAAGAAATCTCTAAAGCGAACTTTGCAACAGAtacaagaggaggaggaggatgactaCCCTGGAAGCTACTCTGCCCAAGATCCTTCTGCAGGACCCCTCTTGACTGAGGAACTAATCAAAGCTTTGCAGGACCTGGAAAATGCTGCATCAGGGGATGCTACTGTCCGACAGAAAATTGTTTCTTTGCCCCAGGAAGTGCAAGATGTTTCTCTGCTGGAAAAAATAACAGACAAAGAGGCAGCGGAACGTCTTTCAAAAACAGTAGATGAAGCATGTCTGTTACTAGCAGAATATAACGGGCGCCTGGCGGCAGAACTGGAAGACCGGCGCCAGCTGGCTCAGATGTTGGTGAAGTACACCCAGAACCAGAAAGATGTTTtgtcagaaaagaagaaaaaactagaAGAATATAAACAGAAGCTTGCTCAGGTACCCCAGGTCCGCAAGAAACTGAAGTCCCATATTCAGAGTCTGCCAGACCTCTCATTGCTGCCCACCGTCACAGGGGGCTTGGCCCCCCTGCCCTCTGCTAGTGACCTCTTTTCTACTGACTAG